The Seriola aureovittata isolate HTS-2021-v1 ecotype China chromosome 2, ASM2101889v1, whole genome shotgun sequence genome has a segment encoding these proteins:
- the c2h6orf89 gene encoding bombesin receptor-activated protein C6orf89 homolog has product MGTTMSEPCIYDKLSESIDILRQSGYRYGMSEREIERFIKQVLETNEPRREPPQFPILRATIKFVVAVGFLLVVVLAFTYPQSAPQLGLVNLGCYNWSSPLSHVRLLSLPIAKKYNLQGFHEWWSAGSLRQSLVNCSGCAEISSVLEVPESLRGTVTLRRGPQLVLLKGGESLSIQRQQLEELYLAHSGSMSILLEEDDGLQNHNLGLPQGPANFTLLWRFSSGTREKVLRWLFPKAELCPLLDSAGTILQRCLVTHSTNSQSKGVGVLGWLVVGEGLPTVRVLPVQRCQKHCSSFNLWLTPGDMVYADPRYWQMELFPGRGQNIICDGSAF; this is encoded by the exons ATGGGAACGACGATGAGTGAGCCGTGTATCTACGACAAACTGTCGGAGAGCATCGACATCCTCCGCCAGTCGGGATACCGCTACGGCATGTCAGAGAGGGAGATCGAGAGGTTCATCAAGCAGGTCCTGGAGACCAACGAGCCCAGGAGAGAGCCGCCGCAGTTCCCCATCCTGAGAGCCACCATCAAG TTTGTGGTGGCAGTGGGCTtcctgctggtggtggtgctggccTTCACCTACCCCCAGAGTGCTCCCCAGCTGGGTCTCGTCAACCTGGGCTGTTACAACTGGTCGTCCCCCCTCAGCCACGTCCGTCTGCTGTCCCTGCCCATCGCCAAGAAGTACAACCTGCAAG GTTTCCATGAATGGTGGAGTGCCGGCTCTCTCAGGCAGAGCCTGGTCAACTGTTCGGGCTGTGCAGAGATCTCTTCGGTGCTGGAAGTCCCAGAGAGCCTTAGAGGGACCGTGACTCTGCGACGGGGGCCGCAGCTCGTCCTgctgaag GGTGGGGAGTCCCTCAGCATCCAGCGGCAGCAGCTCGAGGAGCTCTACCTGGCCCATTCAGGGTCCATGTCCATTCTGCTGGAGGAGGACGACGGGCTGCAGAACCACAACCTTGGCCTCCCTCAGGGACCCGCCAACTTCACCCTGCTCTG gAGGTTTAGCTCTGGAACCAGGGAGAAGGTGTTGAGGTGGCTCTTCCCGAAGGCTGAGctctgccccctgctggacagTGCAGGGACCATCCTGCAGCGCTGCCTGGTCACCCACAGCACAAACTCCCAGAGCAAG GGTGTCGGGGTGTTGGGCTGGCTGGTGGTGGGTGAGGGGCTGCCAACAGTTCGAGTTCTGCCTGTTCAACGCTgtcagaaacactgcagctccttCAACCTGTGGCTGACACCTGGAGACATGG TGTACGCTGATCCTCGGTACTGGCAGATGGAGCTGTTCCCCGGCCGAGGCCAGAATATCATCTGTGACGGATCGGCCTTTTAA
- the nfs1 gene encoding cysteine desulfurase, mitochondrial, producing the protein MLSSGRTVSSRLLRPVAWFPLRLGSDGRAASSLHKEMIKKHELEVDELRPLYMDFQATTPMDPRVLDAMLPYQVNYYGNPHSRTHAYGWESETAMEAARKQVADLIGADPREIIFTSGATESNNMAIKGVARFYQAKKRHVITSQTEHKCVLDSCRILEAEGFDVTYLPVKQNGLVDLELLEASIRPDTSLVSVMTVNNEIGVKQPIKEIGKICRSKGVFLHTDAAQAVGKVPINVSDWKVDLMSISGHKIYGPKGVGALYVRRRPRVRLEPLQNGGGQERGLRSGTVPTPLAVGLGAACSIAQQEMEYDHDRVSMLANRLVQKITSAIPDVIMNGDAEQRYPGCVNLSFAYVEGESLLMALKDVALSSGSACTSASLEPSYVLRAIGADEDLAHSSIRFGIGRFTTEDEVDYTAEKCIHQVRRLREMSPLWEMVQDGIDLKSIKWTQH; encoded by the exons ATGCTTTCCTCTGGCAGGACCGTCTCCTCCCGCTTGCTCAGGCCGGTCGCATGGTTCCCTCTCCGGCTGGGCTCTGACGGGAGAGCCGCGAGCTCTCTGCACAAAG agatgaTTAAGAAACATGAACTGGAGGTAGATGAGCTCCGCCCCCTCTATATGGACTTCCAGGCCACCACACCCATG GACCCCCGTGTGCTGGATGCCATGCTGCCCTATCAGGTGAATTACTATGGTAACCCTCACTCCAGGACCCACGCCTACGGCTGGGAGAGCGAGACTGCCATGGAGGCCGCCAGGAAG caGGTGGCTGATCTGATTGGAGCTGATCCCAGAGAGATCATCTTCACCAGTGGAGCCACTGAGTCCAACAACATGGCCATCAAG GGTGTGGCCAGGTTCTACCAGGCCAAGAAACGTCATGTGATCACCTCGCAGACAGAACATAAATGTGTTCTGGACTCGTGTCGAATTCTGGAGGCGGAAGGATTCGACGTCACGTACCTGCCAGTTAAGCAGAATGGGTTGGTGGACCtagag ctgctggaggCCTCCATTCGTCCTGACACCTCTCTGGTGTCGGTGATGACCGTCAACAACGAGATTGGAGTCAAGCAGCCTATTAAGGAAATCG GTAAGATTTGTCGTTCTAAAGGAGTCTTTCTCCACACTGATGCTGCTCAGGCTGTTGGAAAGGTTCCCATCAACGTCTCCGACTGGAAGGTCGACCTGATGTCCATCAGTGGTCATAAGATCTACGGACCCAAAG gtgtggGGGCTTTGTATGTGCGTCGCCGACCCCGAGTGCGTTTGGAGCCACTGCAGAATGGCGGCGGGCAGGAGAGGGGGCTGCGCTCTGGCACGGTCCCCACCCCGCTGGCTGTTGGGCTGGGAGCCGCCTGCAGCATTGCCCAGCAGGAGATGGAG TATGATCACGACAGAGTGTCCATGCTGGCAAATCGTCTGGTTCAGAAGATCACATCTGCGATTCCTGATGTCATAATGAACGGAGATGCTGAACAACGCTAccctg gCTGTGTCAACCTGTCCTTTGCCTATGTGGAGGGAGAAAGTTTGTTGATGGCACTGAAGGATGTGGCTCTGTCATCTggcag tgcgTGCACATCTGCTTCTCTGGAGCCCTCATATGTCCTCAGAGCAATTGGAGCAGATGAAGACCTGGCTCACTCTTCCATCAG GTTTGGTATTGGCAGATTCACCACAGAAGATGAGGTGGACTACACAGCAGAGAAATGTATCCATCAGGTCCGCAGACTCAGAGAGATGAG tcctCTGTGGGAGATGGTTCAGGATGGCATCGACCTGAAGAGCATCAAGTGGACGCAGCACTAG